In one Ochotona princeps isolate mOchPri1 chromosome 16, mOchPri1.hap1, whole genome shotgun sequence genomic region, the following are encoded:
- the DDX28 gene encoding probable ATP-dependent RNA helicase DDX28: MALARPMRLLPSLAARLLLGPRRNLAVRAPDEALLPVVRIPRSLQRRHERREGRHRRSPQRPVLTRPGPLLVSARRPELNQPARLTLGRWECAPLASRGWRHRRARRDHFSIERAQQQAPALQTPSSDSSFADLGLEPRLLRALLEAAPQVVQPTTVQSSTIPTLLGGRHVLCAAETGSGKTLSYLLPLFQRLMGQPRLEGGPRIPSPRGLVLVPSRELAQQVRSVAQPLGGSLGLQVQELEGGQGMRRVTLQLSSQPSADVLVATPGALGKALRRQLLSLERLTFLVLDEADTLLDDSFLELVEYILEKSHIAGDPSDLADPFNPKAQLVLVGATFPEGVGQLLNKVAKPHSLTTITSSRLHCIMPHVRQTFLRLKGTDKVTELLEILKRRDRVDRTGTSGALLVFCNSSSTVNWLGYILEDHKIQHLRLQGQMPALRRAGIFQDFQKGSRDVLLCTDIASRGLDSTRVQLVVNYDFPLTLQDYIHRAGRVGRVGSEVPGAVISFVTHPWDVNLVQKIELAARRRRSLPGLPSSMSEPVPVPV; encoded by the coding sequence ATGGCTTTAGCTCGGCCGATGCGGCTGTTGCCATCGCTAGCAGCTCGGTTGCTCCTGGGGCCTCGTCGCAACCTGGCTGTCCGCGCTCCCGACGAGGCCCTGTTGCCGGTGGTGCGTATTCCCCGGTCTCTCCAGCGGCGGCACGAACGACGAGAGGGAAGGCACCGCCGGAGcccgcagcggccggtgctgacGCGCCCCGGGCCGCTGCTGGTGTCGGCGCggcggccagagctgaaccagccGGCTCGCCTCACGCTGGGCCGTTGGGAGTGTGCGCCTCTGGCCTCGCGCGGCTGGCGGCACCGACGGGCGCGGCGGGACCACTTCTCCATCGAGCGCGCTCAGCAGCAGGCTCCGGCGCTGCAGACCCCGTCGTCCGACAGCAGCTTCGCGGACCTGGGCCTGGAACCCCGCCTGTTGCGGGCGTTGTTGGAGGCCGCGCCTCAAGTCGTGCAGCCCACAACCGTGCAGTCCAGCACCATTCCCACCCTTCTTGGCGGCCGCCATGTTCTCTGCGCCGCGGAAACAGGCAGTGGCAAGACTCTGAGTTACCTGCTACCGCTGTTCCAGCGTCTGATGGGCCAGCCAAGACTGGAGGGTGGCCCCCGTATCCCCTCTCCTAGGGGCCTGGTCCTTGTGCCTTCCCGAGAATTAGCCCAACAGGTGCGGTCCGTGGCCCAGCCCTTAGGCGGCTCCCTGGgtctgcaggtgcaggagctaGAAGGAGGCCAGGGGATGCGAAGAGTCACACTGCAGCTATCCAGTCAGCCATCAGCAGATGTGCTGGTGGCCACACCAGGGGCTCTGGGGAAGGCCCTGAGAAGACAGCTTCTGAGCCTGGAACGCTTGACCTTCTTGGTGTTGGATGAGGCTGACACGTTGCTAGATGACAGCTTTCTGGAACTGGTAGAGTATATCTTGGAGAAGAGCCACATAGCAGGAGATCCCTCTGATTTAGCAGACCCCTTCAATCCCAAAGCCCAGTTGGTGCTGGTGGGAGCCACGTTCCCTGAAGGCGTAGGCCAGCTGCTGAACAAAGTTGCCAAGCCACACTCCCTCACCACCATCACCAGCTCCAGGCTTCACTGCATCATGCCTCACGTCAGACAGACATTCCTGAGACTCAAGGGAACAGACAAGGTGACCGAGCTATTGGAGATTCTCAAACGGCGTGATAGGGTGGACAGGACAGGAACCTCAGGGGCACTGCTGGTGTTCTGTAATAGTTCCAGCACTGTGAACTGGCTCGGGTATATTCTAGAGGACCACAAAATCCAGCACCTGAGGCTGCAGGGGCAGATGCCAGCTTTGAGGAGGGCAGGCATCTTTCAGGACTTCCAGAAGGGCTCACGAGACGTCCTCCTCTGCACGGACATAGCCTCCAGGGGCCTCGACAGCACCCGCGTGCAGCTGGTTGTCAATTATGATTTTCCCCTTACTCTGCAAGACTACATCCACAGAGCAGGAAGGGTGGGCCGGGTGGGTAGCGAGGTGCCAGGCGCCGTCATCAGCTTCGTGACCCACCCCTGGGATGTGAACCTGGTTCAGAAGATTGAACTGGCAGCCCGTCGAAGGAGAAGCCTGCCAGGACTGCCCTCCTCTATGAGCGAGCCTGTGCCAGTGCCAGTCTGA
- the LOC101535529 gene encoding dipeptidase 3: MSSTGLKGPHVFCRQPLLCLLLLLSLLPVTHAQISPGAPGTLGILGTPNATTVPGTLSSTTLQSTPSSLSLQQHAQALMRSFPLVDGHNELPMFLRQRYQNMLQDVNLRNFSQSQTSLDRLRAGLVGAQFWSVNAPCETQDQDALRFTLEQIDLVHRICASYSELELVTSVQGLNSTQKLACLIGVEGGHSLDSSLSVLRSFYGLGVRYLTLTFTCSTPWAESSSKFRHPFYTNIRGLTSFGEAVVGEMNRLGMMVDLSYASDTLVRRVLEVSGAPVIFSHSAARAVCDYLLNVPDDILQLVKKNGGIVMVTLSFGVLQCNLLANVSTVADHFDHIRSVIGSEFIGIGGNYDGSNRFPQGLEDVSKYPVLIEELLRRGWSEEELQGVLRGNLLRVFSQVEQVSEARRGQSPGEAEFPDRRQVRPCQPHLVPQSQNKHVGPQLEATEQPSSQVLQSPSRASTHFILGLVTTTSLPFLVLLLL; this comes from the exons ATGTCCTCCACGGGCCTTAAGGGTCCCCATGTGTTCTGCCGGCAGCCTCTGCTATGTTTGCTGCtcctgctgtcgctgctgccaGTAACCCATGCCCAAATCTCGCCGGGTGCCCCTGGCACCCTCGGTATCCTTGGCACCCCCAATGCCACGACTGTGCCTGGGACCCTTAGCAGCACCACCTTACAGAGCACTCCCAGTTCCCTTAGTCTGCAGCAGCATGCACAAGCCCTGATGCGGAGCTTCCCACTCGTGGATGG TCACAATGAACTGCCTATGTTCCTGAGACAGCGTTACCAGAACATGCTACAGGATGTCAACCTGCGCAATTTCAGCCAAAGCCAGACCAGCCTGGACAGGCTTAGGGCTGGCCTTGTGGGTGCCCAG TTCTGGTCAGTCAATgccccatgtgagacccaggacCAGGATGCCCTGCGCTTCACCCTGGAGCAGATTGACCTCGTCCATCGCATATGTGCCTCCtactctgagctggagctggtgaCCTCAGTCCAAG GTCTGAACAGCACTCAAAAACTGGCCTGCCTCATCGGCGTGGAAGGTGGCCACTCCCTGGACAGCAGCCTCTCTGTCCTGCGCAGTTTCTATGGGCTGGGAGTGCGCTACCTGACACTCACTTTCACCTGCAGCACACCCTG GGCGGAAAGTTCCAGCAAGTTCAGACACCCCTTCTACACCAACATCAGAGGGCTGACAAGCTTTGGTGAG GCGGTGGTGGGAGAAATGAACCGGCTGGGCATGATGGTAGACTTGTCCTACGCGTCAGACACCTTGGTGAGGCGAGTCCTGGAGGTCTCTGGCGCTCCCGTGATCTTCTCCCACTCGGCTGCCAGGGCTGTGTGTGACTATTTACTGAACGTCCCCGATGACATCCTGCAACTTGTG AAGAAGAATGGTGGCATCGTGATGGTGACACTCTCCTTTGGGGTGCTGCAGTGCAacctgttggctaatgtgtccACTGTGGCAG ATCACTTTGACCACATCAGATCAGTCATTGGATCGGAGTTCATCGGGATTGGCGGGAATTATGATGGGTCCAACCG GTTCCCCCAGGGGCTGGAGGATGTGTCTAAGTACCCGGTGCTGATAGAGGAGTTGCTGAGGCGGGGCTGGAGTGAGGAAGAGCTCCAAGGTGTGCTTCGTGGAAATCTGCTACGGGTCTTCAGCCAAGTGGAACAG GTGAGCGAGGCAAGAAGAGGACAGAGCCCCGGGGAGGCCGAGTTCCCAGACAGGCGTCAGGTCAGGCCCTGCCAACCCCACCTCGTGCCGCAGTCTCAGAACAAGCATGTGGGTCCACAGCTGGAGGCGACCGAGCAGCCGTCCAGTCAGGTGCTGCAGAGTCCCTCAAGAGCCTCCACACACTTCATTCTAGGCCTTGTGACTACTACCTCCCTCCCATTTCTTGTCCTGTTGCTCTTGTGA
- the LOC101535762 gene encoding dipeptidase 2, with translation MPPAGFESPHLLGWRTRPPQLFLLLLLLLLPQPITHAQTSPSTPGGPTTTGAPGTTSTPGARSASTTLGTPRSQALEEQARALMRDFPLVDGHNDLPLVLRQFSSKGLQEINLRNFSHGHTNLEKLKDGFVGAQFWSAYVPCQTQDQDALRLTLEQIDLIRRMCASYSELELVTSVHALNNTWKLACLIGVEGGHSLDSSLSVLRSFYVLGVRYLTLTHTCNTPWAESSAKGIHPFYSNVSGLSSFGEKVVAEMNRLGMMIDLSHVSDAVARRVLQMSQAPVIFSHSAARSVCENPRNVPDDILQLLKKNGGIVMVSLSVGVLQCNLLANVSTVADHFDHIKEVIGSKFIGIGGDYDGTSKFPQGLEDVSKYPVLIEELLRRGWSEEELQGVLRGNLLRVFSQVEQVREQNKWQSPLEDKFPEEQLGSTCRSSQPRLHRRQYAFSGQRPTEVPTHWSLDLSNMSLSKSPLHRASGLLAAATFAILILWL, from the exons ATGCCACCCGCGGGCTTCGAAAGTCCCCATTTGCTCGGCTGGCGGACTCGTCCGCCTCAGCTgtttctgctcctgctgctgctgctcctaccGCAGCCCATAACCCACGCTCAGACATCACCCAGCACCCCTGGCGGGCCCACCACCACGGGCGCCCCGGGCACCACATCCACGCCAGGCGCCCGTAGCGCCTCAACGACACTGGGTACCCCCAGGTCCCAGGCCCTTGAAGAGCAGGCACGGGCCTTGATGCGGGACTTCCCACTTGTGGATGG CCACAATGACCTGCCCCTGGTCTTGCGACAATTTTCCTCAAAAGGGCTACAGGAAATCAACTTGCGGAACTTCAGTCATGGCCACACCAACCTGGAAAAGCTTAAAGACGGTTTTGTGGGTGCCCAG TTCTGGTCAGCCTACGTCCCATGCCAGACCCAGGACCAGGATGCCCTGCGTCTCACCCTGGAGCAGATTGACCTCATTCGTCGCATGTGTGCCTCCtactctgagctggagctggtgaCCTCAGTCCACG CCCTGAACAACACCTGGAAATTGGCCTGCCTTATCGGCGTGGAGGGTGGCCACTCTCTGGACAGCAGCCTCTCCGTGCTGCGCAGTTTCTACGTGCTGGGAGTGCGCTACCTGACACTCACCCACACCTGCAACACACCCTG GGCTGAGAGCTCCGCCAAGGGCATCCACCCCTTCTACAGCAATGTCAGTGGACTCTCCAGCTTTGGTGAG AAGGTGGTGGCAGAAATGAACCGCCTGGGCATGATGATAGACTTGTCCCATGTCTCTGATGCTGTGGCCCGGCGGGTCCTGCAAATGTCACAGGCGCCCGTCATCTTCTCCCATTCGGCTGCCAGGAGTGTATGTGAGAATCCTCGGAATGTTCCTGATGACATCTTGCAGCTTCTG AAGAAGAATGGCGGCATCGTGATGGTGTCCTTGTCCGTAGGGGTACTGCAGTGCAACCTCTTAGCCAACGTGTCCACTGTGGCAG ATCACTTTGACCACATCAAGGAAGTCATTGGATCCAAGTTCATTGGCATTGGCGGTGATTATGACGGAACCAGCAA GTTCCCCCAGGGGCTGGAGGACGTGTCTAAGTACCCGGTGCTGATAGAGGAGTTGCTGAGGCGGGGCTGGAGTGAGGAAGAGCTCCAGGGTGTGCTCCGTGGAAACCTGCTACGGGTCTTCAGCCAAGTAGAACAG GTACGGGAACAAAACAAATGGCAAAGCCCACTGGAGGACAAGTTCCCGGAGGAACAGCTGGGGAGCACCTGCCGCTCCTCACAACCACGCCTGCATCGGCGACAGTATGCGTTTTCAGGCCAGCGACCCACTGAAGTTCCAACACATTGGTCATTAGACTTATCCAACATGTCACTCTCCAAATCCCCACTACACAgggcctcagggctcctggctgctgccacctTTGCAATCCTCATTCTGTGGCTCTGA